One Scylla paramamosain isolate STU-SP2022 chromosome 5, ASM3559412v1, whole genome shotgun sequence genomic region harbors:
- the LOC135100545 gene encoding neurogenic differentiation factor 4-like, producing the protein MLTAITTITITAAAAAVPAAVPALTAKTSAPAPTTTTALTTTAALTTTVTAAAAAAAPAVVPAAQATWCRKWTRSTPGFRNSTQKPRRLVGKYQLRPRSLQARRHSDSEWSLQDTLRHKPRPQPLSRYRRKTANARERYRMRQINTAFESLRGVLPSWVCSRRAAADMTKITTLRLASAYIRSLQDILDGNAPEDTCSWVLSSILGDTTKSKGAQPEPVKTQNTPVSTQQEADFVSFLCNSSDTGVFQDNLDSLSYLSPMSETEAVALLLGSDPPRGWGDAHHTQLVT; encoded by the coding sequence ATGttgacagcaataacaacaataacaataacagctgcagcagcagcagtaccagcagcagtaccagcacTAACAGCAAAAAcatcagcaccagcaccaacaacaacaacggcactAACAACAACTGCAgcattaacaacaacagtaacagcagcagcagcagcagcagcacctgcAGTAGTCCCAGCAGCACAAGCCACTTGGTGCAGGAAGTGGACGAGGAGCACTCCAGGTTTCCGGAACTCGACACAAAAGCCTCGTCGACTTGTGGGGAAGTACCAGCTGCGGCCTCGGTCCCTCCAGGCGCGGCGCCACTCTGACAGCGAGTGGAGCCTGCAGGACACGCTACGCCACAAACCGAGGCCGCAGCCGCTGTCCCGCTACCGCCGGAAGACGGCCAACGCGAGGGAGAGGTACCGCATGCGGCAGATCAACACAGCGTTCGAGAGCCTGCGGGGCGTGCTGCCCTCCTGGGTGTGCAGCCGCCGCGCCGCAGCGGACATGACCAAGATTACCACTCTGCGGCTCGCCTCCGCCTACATCAGGTCGCTGCAGGACATCCTGGACGGCAACGCCCCCGAGGACACGTGTTCCTGGGTACTGTCCAGCATCCTGGGCGATACCACGAAGAGCAAAGGGGCGCAACCTGAGCCAGTCAAGACCCAGAACACTCCCGTCAGCACACAGCAAGAAGCAGATTTTGTGTCGTTCTTGTGTAACTCCTCAGACACGGGAGTTTTCCAGGACAACTTGGACTCTTTATCATATCTGTCTCCGATGTCAGAGACAGAAGCTGTCGCTCTGCTCCTGGGGAGTGACCCGCCGCGCGGCTGGGGCGATGCTCATCACACACAACTCGTAACTTAA